CTAACTTTGATCCTAGTGTCTAGGATAGGTGTCCTACCTTATTCTCGAAAAATATCCTATTACTAGGACATCCTAACTTAGGACAAATACTAGGACAGGATCTGACTTCTCCTAAGTCTATCTTAGTGGAAATCAACATGCATAGGATCTATTTTTCTTGATACAAGGTATGAATTTTGATTATAACTATAATTAATTGCATTTCCTTCTAGATCAAGTAAGTCCCCCGAAATCTTTTACTTCGAATTCTTGTCTCGCCATGTGTCTTGTAAACGAGATCGTAGCTGCCCTTATGACCTGTGTTTTtagtatttaggtgtataatgAAGTTTTTTTTCGGGATTTCTCGATGACCGGGAAATATGgacgtattagaacagaggttccgTAGGAAGAtttgacaggagtaacctctgtgggaagagaatgggagAAACAGAAACACTGCAAAGTATTGTCGGAAATAGGAAAAAGAAAActgtttttgattttttttttttggctgCTACTCTGTATCTCTAACATTTACACAATTGCAAATAGCATATGTAGAAATAACACACATCGGCCTAATTtggcattcagtgggatgcgtaataggatatccagaaaagtaTGTTTACTCGTGCAATCGTGAAAAATGAAACACAGCtttgtggatatcaacttcttgtttattacgctgagcgacgtttcgatgtagattcttacatcgttttcaagctaaatgtgaacacaaccaaatagtgagaagcttATATACACGGTATGTTGTGACAGACAGCGGATTAACATTTTGCAAGCGGGGTATTTGCAAGCGGGGTGTCCTCGTTTTGCCACCACCCTATTGTTAAGGGTGGCAAAGCAAATGAACAATAGCAGGTGGCAGGGGTCGTCTCAAGTAATATAAAAAGTATTATTAAACTTTACACAATATCTACATTACAGCCTCGTAAGTATTGTTAATGAAATTAACAAGAGATTTGCACACGTTTTCAGTACATTTGCATATGAAGCAATGAAGAATTTCCAGTGAATGCTGGCCCCTCGCTTTCTCTTAACTCTATACTAAACCTTGAAATACTAGATTACGGCCACCACGACTGTTGGCAAATGAACACAGCgcccatgagtgagtgaggttagttttacgccaccttttagcaatattccagcaatatcacgatgggggacaccagacatggattTCACATCAAGTATCTATCTTGAATCCACATGCGTCGGTGGATGCGTGGGCATTTAAGTGATGACACCTACTAGACACTCCCTGGAACACATGAGTACTTGGTGTGACACACAGGAGTGCCTTGTACAATACCGACACCTACCGACGAAAACCACCCGAAAACAACCAAACTAGAGATCTGTGTACGCTTTTTAAATAGGAATAGCTgcacaaatatttttaaaaatgcatcGTAATGATCGAAATCCACCTCATTTATAAATGTGTTACATGCATGTTATTCAACAACATTGGACACTATCAACAAGAAGTCTTGTCACATCCAGGCAATAATGGATAGTGTCCTTGCATCGTCACAGTCGATGCGGTAAACGGAAAGATTTGCGTTTATTACCAGGTCTTCTGAAGCCATACCATGCATAAACCAAGATCTTCTCACTGGACACAAATAACACGACCCTCACACATTTACTTTAAAAAGCAAAGAGTGTATTCACATCAACCTTCTTCATGTCTATCACTTCTGTCCTAACAATCTCCTGATACGTCTAGTGCACCGCCATTCGttatgcagagttgcgtcccttgggcaCACTCGAATCCCATGACGGTGTTCTCCTGGTTCTCATCGATATCCATACCAGGTTTGACAGAAACATATCTGACCTCGTGGGTTGTATTAAAGATTTAATCTAAGTCCTGAAACAGTTTCATCTCCCTGTCCAACCAATACGCAATCACGTAAAACGTATACTGTTGAAAGCAGCATGAAAGAAACATAACCCTTCAATATCGTGAATACTGCATGTCTGAGGGAGCATATGTTCAACACTTCATCTCCATCCCGCACGTCTCCTTAAACGATGGGTGGCACCATGACAATGGCTTTCGAATCTGCCTGAGACATGGCAATGAACGCGGCTGATGCTCATATTCGCTGTTTTTGATCGTTGATGTTGTGCTACATCGGCCTACACATTTGTTCTCATTTTTTCTCGAATCAGCTGAAGGTTTTGAAGGTACGTCGCATCATTTGGGTTCAATTCCACTGCCCGCGTTAAGGCTGATTCGGCTTTCGCTGTCTTTCCCCAACGATGATATAACACACCTGGGAAccgaaaagagagagagagtgagtacGGTGTttagccgcttttagcaatattcccccaGTATCACTACcggacacaccagaaatggacttcacgcattACGAAATAAGAGTCACTTATGAAggttcaaaaataaaaaaaggtcATAACatcaaaaaaaaccaaaaaacacgTAATCAAACGTGGCGATAAACTGAAGATGAATTTTGTGTACGAATTATACTAATGAAACATTACAGTGATCACCTATACCACTATATCACACTTTATCTCACTACATCACACTTTATCTCACTACATCACACTTTATCTCACTACATCACACGTTATCTCACTACATCACACTTTATCTCACTATATCACACTTTATCTCACTACATCACACTTTATCTCACTACATCACACTTTATCTCACACGTTATCTCACTACATCACACTTTATCTCACTATATCACACTTTATCTCACTACATCACACTTTATCTCACTATATCACACTTTATCTCACTACATCACACTTTATCTCACTACATCACACTTTATCTCAccgccacatgggtacaatgtgtgaagcccattttctggtgtccgccgccgtggtattgctggaatattgctaaaaggcggcgtaaaactaaactcactcactcactcactttatcttACCATATCTCACCATACCACCTTATATCTCAATGTGCATGAGACATGATTTGTGCTATCAGGTGTCGAAAATTAAATACAGTTACAACTCATCCCAAGGGCTGTATGTTATATTACACATATCACGTATATCACATATACTAATTTTCCCATagaagaaaacaacaagcacGGAGCAATGTTACCAAGGTTGTGATGGAACCTGGCGCTGTGTGGGTCTATCTCTAGTCCAGCCAGGAACAGGTCCTCACTTTCCTGGAACTCATCCACCATGATGTAAATATTGGCCAGGCGGAATATCAGGTCCATATCACGTGGCAGTGCCTTTAATGCTTCCTTGCCAACCTCAATAGCTTTGTCGTATTTCTCTGAATGAAAGGTACAAGTATATCTACAccatatgtaaacaaacatttacattattCAAGAACATAAATTTTGATGAAAATAGTTCAGACAGGATGCTATTTTGGAATATGAATAGATGTGTTTTTTAAACATCTGTTATcacaacaaaaatatcatgtcGCTGGAACAGAAGGTTATTGCAAAAGATCTGCTCTAGACCCATGACTCTTCCTTGCCTACAGATAGATGATGACTTGAAATTAACCCTTTAACTGACAATTCTATTAATGTTTAAGGTGCTAAGGATTAGAATGGAACATTTACGACACGACATATAATATGTTTGGAACATGTATTAATATTCTGTAATTTATGTTATTCACACAAAGCGATGAGTAAACTaggttttaaaaaatatttattacgTCATAAGCACCTAAGTCAGGTAGTGCGAGTTACCTCGCAATAAGACAAAGACTAGGTCCCAGGCAAATTCGAACTCAGGGGTTTGAGATCGTTGCTCAttctatcaatcactggattatctgatccagatacgagtatttacatgtcagcgtcatatagctggaatgttgctgattgtGGATTcatgcagcagcagcagcaacaacaacaacaagaactTACTCAGATCATTCAGAAGCAGGATGGAGTTTTTCCATGCTGACGTGTGACCAGGATATATCTGGGTAGCATTCCGCCATGCACTGATCGCCTCGATGGATCTTCCTGTGTTTCTATACTAACATTAAAGAAACAGCCGTCACAACAAGGGAAACAACATTCAGGGAGATGTTGTTTTCTTACAGACTGTAAATATAACACAGGCTGTATAGCATATAAttattgtttgatgtttccgcactcagcaatattccaggtatttggcggcggtctgtaaatactggagtttggaccagataatccaatgaccaacatcatgaccatcgatctgctcaattgtgAACCGActgaataaatgaaaatgtccaATCAGAAGGTATTACCATCAATCCATCATGCATAAGTTTTAAGTTGaatctaaaactaaacacattcacttgatttttttttgtttcggGGGAAAGCCATTGTATCTTTGTATCTTCTATTTCCTGCACTACATTTTTCACTTCCACAATATCCCAAAGGAGAGACGGATTTAATCATTCACATAACAACTCTTTCTGTGTTGGAAAACGTACAAAATTCCCAAGGTTAAAGTAGCAATTAAAGCATTTGTTGTCTTCTCGAATCGCTTCAAGGAAGCTTGTCTCTGCCAATTCATTCTTCTTCAGTTCTGCTCGAACTACACCCAGGTCCACCAACGCCTCTACGTTGTCAGATCTGTAAATGTACGGAACAGTAATCACAGTTctcatttaaagaaaataatagTGTTTATTGTGGCAAGAGAGTAATTGTTACCAGACAACGCCTCTACGTTGTCAGGTCTGTAAATGTACGGAACAGTAATCACAGTTctcatttaaagaaaataatagTGTTTATTGTGGCAAGAGTGTAATTGTTGCCAGGCACCACACAGCAGTATATCTGCCCAGCGGTctcaaaatatgtatacaataaGGGGGTGTGGGGTAGTCTAGGGTTTAAAGCGGTCACTCGtcttgctgaagacccggattcaaatctctacatgggtacgatgtgtgaagcccatttctagtgtcttccactggaatattgttaaaaacggcGTTAAATCATACCATTCACTATAAATAGATAAGACAATAATATAAAAGGATAGGCTACATAATCCAGTGAAAAAAATCACTAAACTTGAAAACACCTTATGAAAAAAGTTATTTCTTCAAAGGTTTTGTTAGGGGGAATTAAAATAGTCTTCTTTGACACTCAGGAATTGATGTGTAACAATACTTAGGTTGCTTCAGTTATCTTACAGTCAGGAGTAGTATATACTCTTTCAAAATTTctattaaaatgtttatttgcTTGCTGATTATTCTCGCATTAATATAGATAATGCCAGTAAATATAAGTAGACACTTCACCTCTTGTATACGCAAAGCTACAGTCATTTTTGAAGATTTGGGCACTTTATACACTTAGGTGCGGGTATATcttacacaagtaagttgaaatcCGTGTAAAATTCCTTATGGAACACAAAATACTATCAATGACTGGGCGGACTGTGGACCAGCAGCACATCACACGGGATGTTATAGAATGATTAGTGGTTTTTTAAGCGTGTGTTGTCAAAAACaatttgagtgagtatggtttacagGGTTTTAACAATTTTCCCGTAATATCaaggcgaaggacagtaaagtaaaacattttgaatgagGGAAGGTGATAAATATAATATGAATGCGACAGGATGATACCTACTAAGTTTAACATGAAGATATAATAAAGAGAACAATATGAACAGGATACTgtgatgaaatatgaaatagtaTTTATCTTTACATGGTACACTAGACGCATAAAAATGAACGATACCGCACCTAATAGCCACAGATCTCTCAAGGAGCTGTTCGGCCTCCAGGATGTCGCCTTCACGCCTGAAGATCACGGCCAAGTAAAGCATTGATGCGTAGTCCTGAGAATTCAACCTAATGGGAAAACGATCCAGATGAAACAATAAGAGTGTTACTGTCAGTACATGCAGCGATGTTCTAGAACAAACGTGTATCCATTAATTGGGCTCTTTATCAAATGATGCATTAGTTGTTGAAACTAGGGTCACAAGACACTGTTATCATACTTGCATAACTATCACGTGTTTGGTTAATTCTCTCAAACTACCAAGCAGAGGAAATGTAACATGGGTATTTCTGTTTCCTTTGAAAgcaacattatattttgaatctTTAGGACTTAATGTATAGTTTTTGATAGCGGAAATGTTTGTTTCGGAAAACAAATGTTCTTAAAACACCAACTAATGACACCAGGAAGAACCTACTCAATCGCTCGTCTGTATTTCATGATGGCTACGTCTGTTTTGTTGACAGCATCAAAATACATGGCTTGGCCCATCTGAATCTGTAATTACAAACAGTTCAAAACACTGCTGTATGCTCCCTGTTAATAGTAGAAGGTAGACGTGATTAACCATTTGCAGATGTTGTTATTCCTACTACTTCCCACTACTTCCTACAATGTGCGATCAGTAAATTACCGATCAAAACCATTCGATCAAAGTCTTCTCCTGCAACTAGCATCGACTGCCAGAGCAATAGAATCAGGACATTTCATTGTGTATGCTTACACCTGACTTCACCTGATTTACATTAATACATGGGTGCATAATAATAGGAATTTGCCTCATAGGTTCGCTGGCTACAGTATGGCAGAAATGAATAGGTCAAATGGTCTTTGATCTACGTCACAGAAGGGATCTCTCAAAAATAAGAACCGAACTGTTTATCGCACGAATGACATTATAATTCCTTTAcaacatatcaatgttaaatACTTATCGGACAAAACACAACAGAGAAGGTATGATATGGATTTATACGTGATACAAAACACGTTAAAGTTCTTTCACGTAAGATATGTTAATATGTTATGCGGTGGAATTCATTCTATTGTGAAGTAGTTATTTACTATGACagggggcggttgggtagcttagtggttatagcgttctctcgtcacgccgaagatccagaTTCGGTTCCCACatgactacaatgtgtgaacccatttcCGGTGCCCCCTggcgtaatattgctggaatattgctgacacacTACTCACTCGGAACTATGACAGAATCaaggggcagtgggatagccttgtggttaaagcaagCACACaccacgccgaacacccgggaTCACAATGTGTCAAGTGCATTTACCTCCCATGCCATCACTGGAGTTTGAGAAAAGAGGCACAAAAATAAATGCACTCACGCACTCGGACTCAAAGGAGGTATTGCTACTATCACGCCTACCTTTGCATTGTTGGGGCAGATCTTATCTCCTGACGTGAACAAAGCCAGAGGAACTCTCCATTCGTTACTTCTCTGGATGGGAATTAGATACATCATGTTATATTGGGGTTACACTTTCTCGGTGAATCGGTGAAGTGCAGATTCTAGTGCTTTTTAATGAGATAGAGCACAGGAGGGGATAACTGTAACAAGGACGGGTAGATAACGAGGTAGGGTTAATGTATAAGAGGGACAGGAAAGGGTAGGTGTAATCAGAAGGATCAGTGGATAACGAGGTAGGGTTAATGTATAAGAGGGACAGGAAAGGGTAGGTGTAATCAGAAGGATCAGTGGATAACGAGGTAGGGTTAATGTATAAGAGGGACAGGAAAGGGTAGGTGTAATCAGAAGGATCAGTGGATAACGAGGTAGGGTTAATGTATAAGAGGGACAGGAAAGGGTAGGTGTAATCAGAAGGATCAGTGGATAACGAGGTAGGGTTAATGTATAAGAGGGACAGGAAAGGGTAGGTGTAATCAGAAGGATCAGTGGATAACGAGGTAGGGTTAATGTATAAGAAGGACAGGAAAGGGTAGGTGTAATCAGAAGGATCAGTGGATAACGAGGTAGGGTTAATGTATAAGAAGGACAGGAAAGGGTAGGTGTAATCAGAAGGATCAGTGGATAACGAGGTAGGGTTAATGTATAAGAAGGACAGGAAGGGGTAGCTGTAATCAGAAGGATCAGTGGATAACGAGGTAGGGTTAATGTATAAGAAGGACAGGAAGGGGTAGCTGTAATCAGAAGGATTAGTGGATAACGAGGTAGGGTCCACGCATAAATACGACAGGAAAGGATAACTTTTATGCGAAGGGCGGGTGGATAACAAGGTAGAGTTCATGCATAAGGGGGACAGGAAAGGATAGGTATGTTTAGGATTGTTTGGGGTTACACTAACTCGGTAAAGTGCAGATTCTACTGTTTAAGGAGGTAGACGTAATGGATAGAGGACAGGATGGCTGTGTTGAAAATGACGGGTGGATAACAAGGCAGAGTTCATGCATAAGGGGGACAGGAAAGGGTAGGTATGTTTAGGATTGTTTTGGGTTACACTAGCTCTGTAAAGTGTAGATTCTACTGTTTAAGGAGGTAGACTTAATGCATAGTGGACAGGAAAGGATGGCGGTGTTGAGAATGACGGGTGGATAACTTGATAACGTGGTAGGGTTATGCATTTACAGATTCTATAATGAAATAACTTTAGTTTCAATTTCAGGCACCTACCTGAACTGACCTAAGAACAAATATAACTATGAGAACTATGAAGCCAACCGATACCATCTGCAATACAAACATGGTCAGATTAGACGTGAAAGCCAAAACATTTACACTGTTCACTGTTGTGCACGGTGAACGtcaatgaaaatgacatttactgCAACTGACCACACTCTTGGTATTACGCCTCTCTTACAGCTAAAGAAAATATCCACGAAACTATAGTTTATACCATCAACCAATGAAAACGCCATTTACTGTAATTGACCACACTCTTGGTATTACGACTGCCCTATGTACTACTCATGACAGCATCCACGATCCTATAGTTCATACCATCAACCAAAATGCACTTACATCTCTGGACCTTTAagcatgaaatcaacaccatgGTTGTGTATATAACCTTACCTGTCTGGCAGTAGAGTGAAATTTATAGCAGATCTGCCTGGCCCCGAGcaccaccaacatacagaaaCCAGCACAAGACAGGTACAGAATCCTCTCTGCTATCACGAAGCCCACACGGAAAAACATGTTGCTGGCTGGCAGGAAGGGAACACACAACATTGCCAGGGACGTTATCAGGATCCTGCGGAtagaaacatttacaacatgGAACTGTATGACAAGATAAATCAGGCGTAACATGATGTGATCTAAACGACTGGGATTGATGGTGCAGCAAAGAGGTAATTCTCATCACACTGGACCATATTCAAATCGTATTATTCGACATACACTCCAAGCCCTTCATTAACTAGACGCTCGAGAAAGTAGTAAGATAGGCGGAGACCAGCATACATATCTAGTCATCTACGTACTCCTAGTAGGCCTACAGCATCTACTTAACTTTGTTTTATTTGATACCTGTTGTCTGTAAGCAGTAACACATCTACACCGTTCAGCAATGATGGTTGATATGTAAACAACAAGCCAAATGCACTTTAAATACGATATTCTAAGGATATAAGAATTACTCACCGGCGATCATGTGTGACAGACTCGTTGCAGCAATGGAACACAATAGCACCAAACCCAGTCCAGAGAGCTATGACTGCCAGTATTCTGGGATCAGCCAATGAGGTGATGACAGGTATACAGCCCATTGACCATTCACAGCACAACCACCATGGATTCAGCAGCAACCAGATGTTGATGGCATAAAGGTAGTTGTAGTTTAAAACCTAGAAATAAGTTACAAGACTTAACATAAGTTTAGGAGGGTGCAGGAAACGCTCACCTTTTCGTGGTGTCATCACTATGTaacaacaatatcccagctatatcgagtctgaaccaggcaatccagtgatcaacatcatgatcatgcatcgatctgcgcaatcgggaaccgatgacatgtgtcaaccaagtcagcgagcctgaccacccgatcccattagtcgtctcttacaacaagcctagtcgccttttatggcaagcatgggttgctgaaggcctattctaccccgcgcCTTCATGGGTCCTATGTAACAGTACTTCATAAAGATATGCTCTCTCATCGTATCGCAttgtgacaatcactggattgtctgatttagGCACGAAGTGTTTTGCAAACAACACCATGcacctgcaatattgctgaaacaattGACTCTGCTTCTGGCAGAGATTTCTTGTAGAtagggaaaggattttgtcgCTTCTGATGTCATCAAACGGGATCGAGTAGTCATGATCATATCCCACTTGCGTAAATAAATGCTCACCgtattggtcactggactgcctggtgcagactccattatttacaaaccgccgccatacagctgcaacagtgctgagtgtggcgttaatcaaaaaacaaacactatcAGAGGCACATTGGGTCATGTAGGACCTTTTCCTGGTATAACGACGTGGTGGGATAGCCCAGGGGCTATCAGCgtctgctcgtcacgctgaagaccgaggttcgattccctacattggtTCGATCctgcagcccatttctgatgtcccgcCGCCCTCACTTACTCTGTATATTGTGCCATTAACAAAGGCATGTGGGATGATGTTGGCATCGAATATAGGCATTTCTCCCATGACCCGTAGCCGAATGTTGAGGATCAACACGCCGGTAATAAACAAGATGAGGTGACGCTTGACGAGACAATTGATCCACCGCGGTCGCTTAACCTGGAATGTGTGTAAATAAATACAGTTCAAAGGTGCAATACAATATAACTGGTCGCAACATAAAGTGTGTCATATTTGAAATTACACGTTCTCAATAAAGTATGTCCACTGTTTTATTTAGGCACATGATCGACAACACAAACAGTCTGCgatctaacccgctcagccaccacggcCTCCACTAAAATGGTACTCTCGCAACAAGTAGTCTGCACCACGTATTCTGTGTATCAATACAGTCTcatacacaatgacatgtggAAAAATGGCTAAATGTAACATATCTCCGGGCTGGACTAACActctctcagtaaagtacagccATATGCGTTTGGGGATTCAGCGCCATCCATGATTCGAACCTCCATTGTTGTGGAAACGGCGGTAGGTCAGATCGCTGACTTTGTGTACAGGCGTTTAGGTGTCTGACTGGAagtgtgagttcgaatcccgcatGGGTCTCATAATGTGAGTGAGAATGGATATTACAGAACATAATAACAGAGAAATATTTGAACACCTTTACTCTCATACCAATGATATAGCCGAAACTTAGGCATGTTAGAATTTGCATGTTTGTGAGTGTGAAGGATCCCGTCAACCAATCAAGATTCGATTAGATTTAACTAATAACCTTCTTTAACCTATCTTCCTTGGACTTCTTTGCCTTGTTGAGTCCCAGCCAGTGGAGAGGGTCGACTTCACACACAACGATTATGTCATACGCGCTACAAATACCCTGCAAATGCAAAACATCTATGATCATTCTGTTAAACACTGTTGGGTAGACACTTTTGTCAAGCTGAAATAGGTAGAACCTATGGAGGTTGAGCAGTTTCATGTACTGAATAACTTACCAGTCGTTAACATTGGATAGGTTGTGCAGTATCTTTCTGGCACATTAATGTCAAGATGCTATGCCGACAGTACAAGAAGTGTAACTATAAGATATATAGTAAAGAGAGCGTGTATATAGAGTAGAAGCTCACACCCTGCATCAGTGTTGCTACTTTAAGCGGAACCTGaaatcatttggctacatgtCTTACCAGAACATGGCATCCGTCGAATGAAATTCCCCGCCCTATCAACTTAAGCTGTTTCCAACCCTTAAAAACTTTAAGCGTCATCTCAAAGCCTTTCTCTTCAAAAGGTTCTATATCAGTTGACTTCAGAAATGCCATATTAATTGTTTGTGCTATGAGCATACCAGGTGGATGGGTGTAAAGtttgtaaatggacacgttatTATTGCTTTTCATTCATCTTTTCATTCATGAGAAAGGCTTTAAGATGCATTCTGGTGCAACCGTTGGAGCTGGGGTAAACAGGTGTG
This genomic stretch from Haliotis asinina isolate JCU_RB_2024 chromosome 4, JCU_Hal_asi_v2, whole genome shotgun sequence harbors:
- the LOC137282668 gene encoding protein O-mannosyl-transferase TMTC4-like is translated as MTNSPPPKINSVVSSYPQSEWDDVLPVPKLSFSVASVLVFCLAVLCFVNSYDGDFVLDDYVAVLSNKDLLPETPFTNVFVHDFWGNKLDHNSHKSYRPLTTITYRWNYAWAGSMQPEGFHVVNIVLHGLVSVIFLAVFSVLMSGYQVDQDSARPVFASPRAALLCAVLFAVHPIHTESVAGVVGRADLLCALTFLLSFLLYVRACRPSSQVSYRPESFSLVSILASMCLCVVSTFCKEQGVTVIGICSAYDIIVVCEVDPLHWLGLNKAKKSKEDRLKKVKRPRWINCLVKRHLILFITGVLILNIRLRVMGEMPIFDANIIPHAFVNGTIYRVLNYNYLYAINIWLLLNPWWLCCEWSMGCIPVITSLADPRILAVIALWTGFGAIVFHCCNESVTHDRRILITSLAMLCVPFLPASNMFFRVGFVIAERILYLSCAGFCMLVVLGARQICYKFHSTARQMVSVGFIVLIVIFVLRSVQRSNEWRVPLALFTSGDKICPNNAKIQMGQAMYFDAVNKTDVAIMKYRRAIELNSQDYASMLYLAVIFRREGDILEAEQLLERSVAIRSDNVEALVDLGVVRAELKKNELAETSFLEAIREDNKCFNCYFNLGNFYRNTGRSIEAISAWRNATQIYPGHTSAWKNSILLLNDLKKYDKAIEVGKEALKALPRDMDLIFRLANIYIMVDEFQESEDLFLAGLEIDPHSARFHHNLGVLYHRWGKTAKAESALTRAVELNPNDATYLQNLQLIREKMRTNV